A single Paenibacillus sp. FSL R5-0517 DNA region contains:
- a CDS encoding Veg family protein, whose protein sequence is MAKNTLLDIKRNLDAHIGQKIMLRANGGRRKTIERTGVLEETYPSVFIVKLDEEQETFKRVSYSYADILTESVEVMVFDPGSQTHSSYMET, encoded by the coding sequence ATGGCTAAAAACACGCTGTTGGATATCAAACGCAATCTCGATGCACATATTGGTCAGAAAATTATGCTGCGGGCTAATGGTGGCCGCCGTAAGACCATTGAGCGTACGGGTGTATTGGAAGAAACGTACCCTTCTGTTTTTATTGTTAAGCTTGATGAGGAGCAAGAAACCTTCAAGCGAGTATCTTATAGTTATGCGGATATACTTACGGAATCGGTGGAAGTCATGGTTTTTGACCCGGGCAGCCAGACGCATAGCTCCTATATGGAGACGTAA
- a CDS encoding small, acid-soluble spore protein, alpha/beta type — protein sequence MSRRRRSVMSEDLKNELAKDLGFYDTVQQEGWGGIKAKDAGNMVKRAIQLAEQAARKS from the coding sequence ATGAGTCGCAGAAGAAGAAGTGTCATGTCAGAGGATCTGAAGAATGAGCTCGCGAAAGACCTGGGCTTCTATGATACGGTCCAACAGGAAGGTTGGGGTGGAATCAAAGCCAAGGATGCAGGAAACATGGTGAAAAGAGCCATTCAACTTGCTGAGCAGGCTGCCCGCAAATCTTAA
- the ispE gene encoding 4-(cytidine 5'-diphospho)-2-C-methyl-D-erythritol kinase has protein sequence MKIYEKAPAKINLMLDVLHKRSDGFHEVEMIMTMVDLADRLEMSELPRDTIFISSQAGYIPLDEKNLAFQAARLIKERYNVHTGVHIHLDKKIPVAAGLAGGSSDAAAALRGLNRLWRLNIPDHELQELGAELGSDVPFCITGGTALATGRGEKLTPIPNPPQCWVILAKPPINVSTADVYGRFRSDKIVRHPSAAKMEQAIRNQSFTEVCDQMGNVLEDVTLKLYPEVQHLKDAMIRLGADGVLMSGSGPTVFGLVSKESKVARIYNGLRGFCKEVYAVRMLT, from the coding sequence TTGAAAATTTACGAAAAAGCGCCTGCTAAAATTAATTTGATGCTGGACGTTTTACATAAAAGAAGCGATGGATTCCATGAAGTTGAAATGATCATGACCATGGTCGATCTTGCTGATCGGCTTGAAATGTCGGAGCTGCCGCGCGATACCATTTTTATCTCCAGTCAGGCGGGTTATATCCCGCTGGACGAGAAAAATCTGGCTTTCCAGGCAGCCAGGCTGATTAAGGAGCGCTATAACGTGCATACGGGCGTCCATATTCATCTGGATAAAAAGATTCCAGTTGCAGCCGGCCTTGCCGGAGGCAGCAGTGATGCAGCAGCAGCTCTGCGTGGATTGAACCGTCTGTGGCGATTGAATATACCGGATCACGAACTGCAGGAGCTTGGAGCTGAACTCGGTTCGGATGTTCCATTCTGTATCACAGGAGGGACTGCACTCGCTACAGGCCGTGGTGAGAAGTTGACTCCTATTCCTAATCCGCCGCAATGTTGGGTAATTCTGGCCAAGCCTCCAATCAATGTGTCTACAGCCGATGTATACGGAAGGTTCCGCAGTGACAAGATTGTTCGTCATCCGAGTGCGGCTAAAATGGAACAGGCGATTCGCAACCAATCCTTTACGGAAGTCTGTGACCAGATGGGCAATGTGCTTGAAGATGTAACGTTGAAGCTGTATCCAGAAGTTCAGCATCTGAAGGATGCCATGATTCGGTTGGGCGCAGACGGTGTGTTGATGTCCGGTAGTGGTCCAACGGTATTTGGACTGGTCTCCAAAGAATCCAAGGTTGCCCGGATATACAATGGCCTGCGTGGTTTCTGTAAAGAAGTGTACGCTGTACGTATGTTGACATGA
- the purR gene encoding pur operon repressor produces MKKLKRSARLVEMTQYLLSRPHTVIPLTTFAERYGAAKSSISEDLAIIKEVFEEGGSGELHTLAGAAGGVRWIPKVSRELALAFAERLSTQLAQPDRILPGEYLYMSDLLGQPALMNEAGKIFATAFGNMNIDVVMTVETKGIPLAYATGAQLNLPVVLVRRDHQATEGSAVSINYVSGSHKSLHTMSLSRRAMREHSRVLIVDDFMKAGGTVQGMIDLLAEFNATVAGVGVLVESGSVDSEERLLTDYVSLAKLTAVDAKSRQISVKPGNYFDL; encoded by the coding sequence GTGAAGAAGTTAAAACGAAGCGCAAGGCTGGTTGAAATGACGCAATATTTATTGTCCAGACCGCATACGGTTATTCCGCTCACCACATTTGCCGAACGTTATGGTGCCGCAAAGTCTTCAATTAGTGAAGATTTGGCGATTATCAAGGAAGTGTTCGAAGAAGGTGGCTCAGGAGAACTGCATACACTGGCTGGAGCAGCCGGGGGAGTAAGGTGGATTCCGAAGGTATCCCGAGAACTGGCACTTGCATTTGCGGAACGGCTCTCGACCCAGCTCGCGCAACCTGATCGTATCTTGCCTGGAGAATACCTGTACATGTCCGACTTGCTTGGTCAGCCCGCATTGATGAATGAAGCCGGCAAGATCTTTGCAACGGCCTTTGGCAATATGAATATTGATGTGGTAATGACGGTAGAAACCAAAGGAATTCCACTGGCTTATGCGACCGGAGCCCAGCTCAACCTGCCTGTCGTGCTCGTACGCAGGGACCATCAGGCTACAGAAGGATCGGCCGTAAGTATCAATTATGTATCCGGGTCCCATAAAAGTCTGCATACCATGTCCCTGTCTCGTAGGGCGATGCGTGAGCATTCCAGAGTACTTATTGTGGATGACTTCATGAAGGCTGGGGGTACGGTGCAAGGAATGATCGATCTTTTGGCCGAGTTTAATGCTACAGTTGCCGGGGTAGGGGTACTGGTGGAATCTGGTTCTGTAGATTCAGAAGAACGGCTGTTAACCGATTACGTATCTCTCGCGAAGCTGACAGCGGTTGATGCCAAGAGCAGACAGATTTCCGTCAAGCCTGGCAACTATTTTGACCTGTAG